From a single Candidatus Izimaplasma bacterium HR1 genomic region:
- the ftsY gene encoding Signal recognition particle receptor FtsY, with translation MGFFNNLFRSKEKKLEAQKYKLGMQKIRSSVLSNLKNLLDSSNEISEDLFEELEEIFIMADIGVNTVLKITNHLRESVEVKKIKETEDLKELIVEEMFKVYVNDEVVSSNLDIRNDRINVVLFVGVNGVGKTTTIGKVAYEYIKKGKKVLMVAGDTFRAGAIHQLKIWAERVNADFFCKDEGSDPSSVMYDAINYAKENDIDLILCDTAGRLQNKKNLMKELEKINKVISREITEAPHETLLVVDATTGQNGLSQAKIFNEVTNITGIVLTKLDGTAKGGIVLAIRDEIGTPIKYIGLGEKIDDLEHFDIEEYIYGMFSDIF, from the coding sequence ATGGGATTTTTTAATAATCTATTTCGTTCAAAAGAGAAGAAATTAGAAGCACAAAAATATAAACTTGGAATGCAAAAAATAAGAAGTAGTGTCCTAAGTAACTTAAAGAATCTGCTTGATTCTTCAAATGAAATAAGTGAAGACTTATTTGAAGAATTAGAAGAAATCTTTATTATGGCTGATATTGGTGTGAACACTGTTTTGAAAATCACTAATCATTTACGCGAAAGTGTTGAAGTTAAAAAGATTAAAGAAACAGAAGATTTAAAAGAATTAATCGTTGAAGAAATGTTCAAAGTTTATGTTAATGATGAAGTTGTTTCTTCAAATTTAGATATAAGAAATGATCGTATAAATGTCGTTTTATTTGTGGGAGTTAACGGTGTAGGTAAAACAACTACAATCGGTAAGGTTGCCTATGAGTATATTAAAAAAGGTAAGAAAGTATTAATGGTTGCAGGTGATACATTTAGAGCAGGAGCTATTCATCAATTAAAGATCTGGGCAGAACGAGTTAATGCTGATTTCTTTTGTAAAGATGAAGGTAGTGATCCTTCAAGTGTTATGTATGACGCCATTAATTATGCTAAAGAAAATGATATTGATTTAATTCTTTGTGATACTGCAGGAAGACTACAAAATAAGAAGAACTTAATGAAAGAATTAGAAAAAATCAATAAGGTAATTTCTCGTGAAATTACCGAAGCACCTCATGAAACATTATTAGTAGTAGATGCTACAACAGGACAAAACGGATTATCGCAAGCGAAAATCTTTAATGAAGTAACAAATATAACTGGTATTGTTTTAACAAAGTTAGATGGAACAGCAAAAGGTGGAATTGTTTTAGCTATTAGAGATGAAATAGGTACACCTATTAAATATATCGGTCTTGGTGAAAAAATAGATGATTTAGAACATTTTGATATCGAAGAGTATATCTATGGTATGTTCTCGGATATTTTCTAA
- a CDS encoding Acetyltransferase (GNAT) family protein, translating into MSEFVIREYQEEDYEQVTILANQLFHSIFSPFIGTPFEKGAAFIKDFGLINKAYNDGLYVVELDSSITGVMKLNATEIKNEGMSISLKKVFKEYGFLKVIKAFMLFKALNVKIACDELYVDYLVVDENFRSKGNGTALLNFGKNLAIEMNKKRFSLNVLDSNPRGRQLYERFGFIFIKENKFPKYVRRRLEANADHKMEMSL; encoded by the coding sequence ATGAGTGAATTTGTTATAAGAGAGTACCAAGAAGAAGATTATGAACAAGTAACTATTTTAGCAAATCAGTTATTTCATTCGATATTTTCACCTTTTATTGGAACACCATTTGAAAAAGGTGCAGCGTTTATTAAAGACTTCGGATTGATTAATAAAGCTTATAATGATGGTTTATACGTTGTTGAACTTGATAGTAGTATTACTGGTGTCATGAAGTTGAATGCTACAGAGATTAAAAATGAAGGTATGAGTATTAGTCTTAAGAAAGTCTTTAAGGAATACGGATTCCTTAAAGTTATAAAAGCATTTATGCTGTTTAAGGCACTTAATGTAAAAATTGCATGTGATGAATTATATGTTGATTACTTAGTAGTTGACGAGAACTTTAGAAGTAAAGGGAATGGAACTGCATTACTAAATTTTGGTAAAAATTTAGCTATAGAAATGAATAAAAAAAGATTCTCTTTAAATGTACTAGATAGTAATCCACGTGGTAGACAACTGTATGAAAGATTTGGTTTCATATTTATTAAAGAGAACAAGTTCCCCAAATATGTTAGAAGAAGACTAGAGGCAAACGCTGATCACAAGATGGAAATGAGTCTGTAA
- the topA gene encoding DNA topoisomerase 1 — MKKLVIVESPSKSKTIEQYLGSDYRVLSSKGHIRDLAISGVGGLGLDIENNFTPKYEIIKEKKKVVSELKKALKEADEVYLATDPDREGEAISWHLKETLSIGERPYKRVIFNEITRERVLDAFNHPRDIDFDLVSSQETRRILDRIIGFKLSKLLQNKIKSKSAGRVQSATLKIIVDKEKEIDAFVEEEYWNVTAKFKEFDAELSKFKNKKVALGNEQETDELLASLKEEFTVANVEEKERNRDTKLPFTTSSLQQEASTKLNFSSQKTMLIAQRLYEGIDLENETVGLITYMRTDSTRLSDTFSYPAIKFIEETYGAEYKGFVRKSKKTKNVQDAHEAVRPSSIYNTPEKLKKYLTKDEFNLYKLIYNRAIASLMKAARIRVKNVLFENNEAHFKATAQELVFDGYLKVYTYESVSTSELPDLTVGASLKPESVEKKQNFTKPPLRFSEARLIKEMEEQGIGRPSTYSQTITTLKKRKYVNLKEKKFIPTDQGKLTIEKLDEFFAQIISVDYTARMEKVLDDISTGNEEQTKIVSSFYTSFIPMVENANKNMEKLAPKFTGEDCPKCSSPMVFRNSRYGTFEACSNYPACKHIKTKDVERVQPVTTGVKCPKCGKGEIVERTAKKGKNNGKKFYACDNFPRCKNMLFGKPTGELCPKCGSLLITDKEDNVICQNTKECGYQKPE, encoded by the coding sequence ATGAAAAAATTAGTAATTGTGGAATCACCTAGTAAATCAAAAACAATTGAACAGTACCTAGGTAGTGACTACAGAGTATTATCATCTAAAGGACATATTCGTGATTTAGCTATAAGTGGAGTAGGTGGGCTTGGTTTAGATATCGAGAACAATTTCACTCCAAAGTATGAAATTATTAAGGAAAAGAAAAAAGTAGTATCAGAACTTAAGAAAGCTTTAAAAGAGGCTGACGAAGTTTATCTTGCTACCGACCCTGATAGGGAAGGTGAAGCAATTAGCTGGCACTTAAAAGAAACTTTAAGTATTGGTGAGAGACCTTATAAACGTGTAATCTTTAATGAGATTACAAGAGAAAGAGTCTTAGATGCTTTTAACCATCCTCGTGATATCGATTTTGATCTTGTGTCTTCTCAAGAGACAAGAAGAATCTTAGATAGAATTATTGGTTTTAAACTTAGTAAGTTACTACAAAATAAAATAAAATCTAAATCTGCAGGTCGTGTTCAATCAGCTACTTTAAAAATTATTGTTGATAAAGAAAAAGAGATTGACGCATTTGTTGAAGAAGAGTATTGGAATGTTACAGCTAAATTCAAAGAATTTGATGCTGAACTTTCTAAATTCAAAAACAAAAAAGTTGCTCTTGGAAATGAACAAGAAACAGATGAATTACTAGCTTCATTAAAAGAAGAATTCACTGTAGCTAATGTTGAAGAAAAAGAAAGAAATAGAGATACTAAATTACCTTTCACTACTTCAAGCTTACAACAGGAAGCTTCAACTAAATTAAACTTTAGTTCACAAAAAACAATGTTAATTGCCCAAAGATTATATGAAGGTATTGATTTAGAAAATGAAACTGTCGGTTTAATAACTTATATGCGTACTGATAGTACAAGACTAAGTGATACATTTAGTTATCCAGCAATTAAGTTTATTGAAGAAACTTATGGTGCAGAATATAAAGGTTTTGTTAGAAAATCTAAAAAAACTAAAAATGTTCAAGATGCTCATGAGGCAGTGAGACCTTCATCAATTTATAATACTCCTGAAAAACTTAAGAAGTATTTAACAAAAGATGAATTTAACTTATATAAACTAATCTATAATAGAGCTATCGCTTCATTAATGAAAGCAGCAAGAATTAGAGTGAAAAATGTTTTATTTGAGAATAACGAAGCTCATTTCAAAGCAACAGCTCAAGAATTAGTATTTGATGGTTACTTAAAAGTTTATACTTATGAATCAGTTTCTACTTCAGAATTACCTGACTTAACTGTAGGTGCTTCTTTGAAACCAGAATCTGTTGAAAAGAAACAAAACTTTACAAAACCACCACTTAGATTCTCAGAAGCACGTTTGATTAAAGAGATGGAAGAACAAGGTATTGGTCGTCCATCAACTTATTCTCAAACAATCACAACTTTAAAGAAACGTAAATACGTTAACCTTAAAGAGAAAAAATTTATCCCAACAGATCAAGGGAAACTAACAATTGAAAAATTAGATGAATTCTTTGCACAAATCATTTCAGTAGATTATACAGCTCGTATGGAAAAAGTATTAGATGATATTTCTACAGGTAATGAAGAGCAAACTAAAATAGTATCATCATTCTATACATCATTTATTCCTATGGTAGAGAATGCTAATAAGAATATGGAAAAATTAGCTCCTAAGTTTACTGGAGAAGATTGTCCAAAATGTAGTAGTCCAATGGTCTTTAGAAACTCACGATATGGTACCTTTGAAGCTTGTAGTAATTACCCAGCTTGTAAACATATTAAGACTAAAGATGTAGAGCGAGTACAACCGGTAACTACAGGGGTTAAATGTCCTAAGTGTGGTAAAGGTGAAATCGTTGAAAGAACTGCTAAAAAAGGTAAGAACAATGGTAAGAAATTCTACGCTTGTGATAACTTCCCAAGATGTAAGAATATGCTCTTTGGAAAACCAACAGGAGAACTGTGTCCTAAATGTGGTAGTTTACTAATTACTGACAAAGAAGATAATGTTATCTGTCAAAATACTAAAGAATGTGGATACCAAAAACCAGAATAA
- the prmC_1 gene encoding Release factor glutamine methyltransferase, with protein MPTYKEALNINEKYAIDNNKEDSAIKRLLLHFSNMESSDLILSLSEEMPTELYDNFLYGVDRYITQNIPVQHIIGYEYFFGYKFIVNSEVLIPRFETEELVANVLEQYDNVFNGEPVKVVDIGTGSGCLAVTLSAEEQLMDVTATDISETALEVARANNENLGGRVKFFSGDLYEPLKDQKFDILVSNPPYIPNDEYVEGLVKDNEPHVALFGGKDGLDFYRKIIEGAESILNDKYIIAFEHAYDKAKELKKIINKNIKDVEIIQKKDMQGKDRMTFVIKK; from the coding sequence ATGCCAACATATAAAGAAGCATTAAATATTAATGAAAAATACGCTATCGACAACAATAAAGAAGATAGCGCAATTAAAAGATTATTACTCCATTTTTCAAACATGGAATCAAGTGATTTAATCCTTAGTTTAAGTGAAGAAATGCCTACAGAACTTTATGATAATTTCTTATATGGTGTCGATCGTTATATTACACAAAATATACCGGTTCAACATATTATCGGATATGAGTATTTCTTTGGTTATAAATTCATTGTTAATTCAGAAGTATTAATTCCTCGTTTTGAAACTGAAGAATTAGTTGCTAACGTCTTAGAACAATATGACAATGTCTTTAACGGGGAACCCGTTAAAGTTGTTGATATCGGAACTGGTAGTGGTTGTTTAGCAGTTACTTTAAGTGCTGAAGAACAGTTAATGGATGTTACAGCTACTGATATTTCCGAAACAGCTCTAGAAGTTGCTAGAGCTAATAATGAAAATCTAGGAGGAAGAGTTAAATTCTTTTCTGGAGATTTGTATGAACCACTTAAAGATCAAAAATTTGATATATTAGTTTCTAACCCACCATATATTCCTAATGATGAGTATGTTGAAGGTTTAGTTAAAGATAATGAACCACATGTTGCATTATTTGGTGGTAAAGATGGTTTAGACTTTTACCGTAAAATCATTGAAGGTGCTGAAAGCATCTTAAATGATAAATATATTATTGCTTTTGAACATGCTTATGATAAAGCGAAAGAACTAAAGAAGATTATTAATAAGAATATTAAAGATGTTGAGATAATTCAAAAGAAAGATATGCAGGGAAAAGATCGCATGACTTTCGTTATAAAAAAATAA
- the prfA gene encoding Peptide chain release factor 1: MIDRLDKIEERYNEINQLLMEPDISRNIKRMTELSKEQSGLGPVVELYKEYKAVLSSLEDLKEMMHEDDKEIVEMAKMEYDELKHRAPEIEEGLKVLLIPTDPNDEKNVIVEVRGAAGGSEANIFAGDLFRMYTKYAESKKWKLEVTNAEENDAGGFSQVEFTLSGASVYSFMKYESGAHRVQRVPQTESQGRVHTSTATVVVLPEADEIDFELNMGDVRVDTYRSSGAGGQSVNTTDSAVRLTHEPSGLIVTCQDGKSQHENKASALRILKARLYDKILQEKADKEGDERRSKIGSGDRSEKVRTYNYPQNRVTDHRIGFSLLQLDRVMEGKLEPVIEALINEDLKRKLEGKE, translated from the coding sequence ATGATAGATAGATTAGATAAAATCGAAGAACGATATAATGAAATCAATCAATTATTAATGGAACCTGATATCTCAAGAAACATTAAACGTATGACTGAGTTATCAAAAGAGCAATCTGGACTAGGTCCAGTTGTTGAACTATACAAAGAATATAAAGCTGTTCTTAGTAGTTTAGAGGATCTAAAAGAAATGATGCATGAAGACGATAAAGAAATCGTTGAAATGGCAAAGATGGAATATGATGAATTAAAACATCGTGCTCCGGAAATCGAAGAAGGATTAAAAGTATTATTAATCCCAACTGATCCTAATGATGAAAAAAATGTTATCGTGGAAGTTAGAGGAGCTGCCGGTGGTAGTGAAGCTAACATTTTCGCAGGTGATTTATTTAGAATGTATACTAAGTATGCTGAAAGTAAAAAATGGAAGTTAGAAGTTACAAATGCAGAGGAAAACGATGCAGGAGGATTCAGCCAAGTTGAGTTTACTTTAAGTGGTGCTAGTGTTTATTCGTTTATGAAATATGAGTCTGGGGCACACCGTGTTCAGCGTGTACCACAAACTGAATCTCAAGGTCGTGTTCATACTTCAACAGCAACTGTTGTTGTTTTACCAGAAGCTGATGAAATTGATTTTGAATTAAACATGGGAGATGTTCGTGTTGATACATATCGAAGCAGTGGTGCTGGTGGACAAAGTGTAAATACAACAGATAGTGCTGTTCGTTTAACACATGAACCATCAGGTCTTATCGTTACTTGTCAAGATGGAAAAAGCCAACATGAAAATAAAGCTAGTGCATTAAGAATTTTAAAAGCTAGACTTTATGATAAAATACTTCAAGAAAAAGCAGATAAAGAAGGCGATGAACGTCGTAGTAAAATCGGTAGTGGAGACCGTAGTGAAAAAGTAAGAACTTATAACTACCCACAAAACCGTGTTACTGATCATCGAATTGGTTTTTCATTACTACAGTTAGATCGTGTAATGGAAGGTAAATTAGAACCAGTAATTGAAGCTTTAATAAACGAAGATTTAAAACGAAAATTAGAAGGAAAAGAATAA
- the mepA_1 gene encoding Multidrug export protein MepA codes for MKYKIDLTKGNILKDLLIVAIPTLLTSLIQMAYNLTDMFWIASVDQIGLDSEQAVAAIGTAGFYPWFGFGVIMLAKIGTSVKVSQAVGMHDQKLLQRIGNNGVLIMFVLGLMYTVFGVFGNQYFIGWFESGIANVDAYAMSYMRIVSMFGLSFFMVNLLNGVYDGLGKTMSTFLISFSGLALNMILDPIFILGEINVFGLFTINGLSMGVEGAALATGIGQGSILLIYIFIYINKKYQPFTINFREYDFKVIKEILRIGFYISAQSVLFTFISMFVAKRVLLFGEAPMAVQRLGSQFEAVAWMVASGFQVALASFVGQNFGAKKYERIKEGYKTSMKLLVPYGILVNIALFVFARPLFGLFFSETLTLDIGETYLRILSISQLFMIVELATAGVFNGLGRTVYPSVVGIAGNVLRIPAAIFLGASIGYAGIWWGVSISSVVKGTVLVIWLLYFLRKLGKPDGILFENKL; via the coding sequence ATGAAATACAAAATCGACTTAACAAAAGGTAATATCTTAAAGGATTTACTAATAGTAGCTATCCCTACACTATTAACAAGTTTAATTCAAATGGCATATAATTTAACTGATATGTTTTGGATTGCTAGTGTTGATCAAATAGGACTTGATAGTGAACAAGCAGTAGCCGCAATTGGTACTGCAGGATTCTATCCATGGTTTGGATTTGGCGTTATTATGCTTGCAAAAATTGGTACTAGTGTAAAAGTATCTCAAGCAGTAGGAATGCATGATCAAAAACTATTACAAAGAATTGGTAACAACGGTGTATTAATTATGTTTGTTTTAGGACTAATGTACACTGTTTTTGGAGTATTCGGTAATCAGTATTTTATTGGTTGGTTCGAATCGGGAATTGCAAATGTAGATGCATATGCAATGAGTTATATGAGAATTGTTTCAATGTTTGGATTATCCTTCTTCATGGTAAACTTGTTGAATGGTGTTTATGATGGTCTTGGTAAGACGATGAGTACTTTTCTAATTTCGTTTAGTGGTTTAGCACTTAATATGATTTTAGACCCTATCTTTATCTTAGGTGAAATCAATGTATTTGGATTGTTTACAATAAATGGTTTAAGTATGGGTGTTGAAGGTGCTGCACTAGCAACTGGTATTGGACAAGGAAGTATTCTTCTAATATATATCTTTATATATATCAATAAAAAGTATCAACCTTTTACAATTAACTTTAGAGAATATGATTTTAAAGTTATAAAAGAAATCCTTAGAATTGGTTTTTATATATCAGCTCAAAGTGTATTGTTTACTTTTATCTCAATGTTTGTGGCGAAAAGAGTTCTACTGTTTGGTGAAGCGCCAATGGCGGTTCAAAGGCTTGGGTCACAATTTGAGGCTGTCGCCTGGATGGTAGCTTCTGGATTCCAAGTAGCGTTAGCAAGTTTTGTTGGGCAAAACTTTGGGGCTAAGAAGTATGAAAGAATAAAAGAAGGATATAAAACTTCGATGAAGTTATTAGTTCCTTACGGTATTCTTGTTAATATTGCATTGTTTGTTTTTGCTCGACCTTTGTTTGGTTTATTCTTTAGTGAAACATTAACTTTAGATATTGGGGAAACATATTTACGGATATTAAGTATTTCCCAGTTGTTCATGATTGTTGAGTTAGCTACTGCTGGAGTCTTTAATGGTTTAGGAAGAACAGTCTATCCTAGTGTTGTCGGGATTGCGGGTAACGTGCTTAGAATACCCGCAGCGATTTTCCTCGGGGCTTCAATTGGATACGCCGGTATTTGGTGGGGAGTTAGTATAAGTAGTGTTGTAAAAGGAACTGTTTTAGTTATTTGGTTACTGTATTTCTTAAGAAAACTAGGGAAACCAGATGGAATATTATTTGAAAATAAATTATAA
- a CDS encoding Sulfite exporter TauE/SafE, translating to MALEIIVYFIGGLLAGIATGLVGLSAATIIAPLFATVLGMDVYLAIGVALASDILASATSAVTYIKNKNILFNKRSVIFGIMVLIFAALGSYFSKDTNPYNLASALNIFVVLLGIRFIVYPVKDHGQDKVMKQGKLVMLQAVMWGAIIGMISGYFGSGGGLSMLAVLTMLLGYKLKHGVGTSVFIMTFTALIAASVHFVIGGVEILPLAVTCVAAFIGANISSIFANKVSNKALNLTIGIFLLLFGITMVVIWYTTTSHAITFM from the coding sequence ATGGCTCTAGAAATCATAGTATATTTTATCGGTGGACTTTTAGCCGGTATAGCAACTGGATTAGTCGGTTTAAGTGCAGCTACTATCATAGCTCCGCTTTTTGCTACAGTTCTAGGAATGGATGTTTATCTAGCCATAGGAGTAGCCTTAGCAAGTGATATATTAGCTTCTGCGACAAGCGCAGTTACCTATATTAAAAATAAAAATATCCTCTTCAATAAAAGATCAGTTATCTTTGGGATAATGGTTCTTATATTTGCCGCTTTAGGAAGTTACTTCTCTAAAGACACAAATCCCTATAATTTAGCTAGTGCTTTAAATATATTTGTTGTTCTTCTCGGAATTAGATTTATCGTCTATCCCGTAAAAGATCACGGACAAGACAAAGTTATGAAACAAGGAAAACTAGTTATGCTCCAAGCTGTTATGTGGGGAGCTATAATCGGAATGATAAGTGGTTACTTCGGTAGTGGTGGTGGACTAAGTATGTTAGCAGTCCTAACAATGCTACTAGGTTACAAACTAAAACATGGTGTTGGTACAAGTGTCTTCATTATGACTTTCACTGCATTAATCGCAGCTAGTGTTCATTTTGTTATTGGTGGTGTAGAAATACTACCACTAGCAGTAACATGTGTTGCTGCATTTATTGGAGCAAATATATCAAGTATATTTGCCAATAAAGTATCAAACAAAGCACTAAATCTAACAATAGGAATATTCCTATTATTATTCGGTATAACCATGGTTGTTATATGGTACACAACAACAAGTCATGCAATTACATTCATGTAG
- the hydF gene encoding [FeFe]-hydrogenase maturation protein HydF, with translation MSMNKTPRSNRTHIAIFGKRNAGKSSVINAITNQKISLVSEVAGTTTDPVFKAMEILPLGPCVLIDTAGIDDFGKLGDLRVERTYDVINKTDIGLIVFDIAQTEFEHELKLVKEFKKRQKPYLLIANKSDIHDTSITFSDTFKKDVVHPVSAITKEGINDLRETIGSTLQIEEEKFNICGDLINAGDLVVLVTPIDTAAPKGRMILPQQQTIRDVIDNDAIAIVTKEFELKETLAKLGTKPKLVITDSQAFEQVSADVPLDIPLTSFSILFARNKGDLNELVRGAKAIESLKSGDKILVSEGCTHHRQSDDIGTVKIPKWLKQYTGKDFEYIYSSGYSFPKELDEVKLVIHCGACMLNKTDMLYRIKQVTEKNIPIVNYGVLISYVHGIFERALDPFPKAKKIYKS, from the coding sequence ATGAGTATGAATAAAACACCTAGAAGTAATCGAACACATATTGCTATCTTTGGAAAAAGAAATGCAGGGAAAAGTAGTGTTATAAATGCAATTACAAACCAAAAGATATCTCTTGTAAGTGAAGTTGCAGGGACTACAACAGATCCTGTCTTTAAAGCAATGGAAATTTTACCTCTCGGACCATGCGTTCTCATTGATACTGCTGGTATTGATGACTTTGGTAAACTTGGAGATTTACGAGTTGAAAGAACCTATGATGTTATTAATAAAACAGACATAGGGTTAATCGTTTTTGATATAGCTCAAACTGAGTTTGAGCATGAATTAAAGTTAGTTAAAGAATTCAAAAAAAGACAAAAACCATATTTACTTATAGCTAATAAGAGTGATATTCACGATACTTCAATTACCTTCTCAGATACCTTTAAGAAGGATGTTGTTCATCCTGTTTCAGCGATTACTAAAGAAGGTATAAATGATTTACGTGAAACAATTGGGTCAACTCTTCAAATTGAAGAGGAGAAATTTAATATTTGTGGTGATTTAATCAATGCTGGTGATCTTGTAGTTTTAGTAACACCAATCGATACAGCAGCTCCAAAAGGAAGAATGATTTTACCACAACAACAAACAATTAGAGATGTCATTGATAATGATGCAATCGCGATTGTAACTAAAGAATTTGAACTAAAAGAAACTTTAGCAAAACTTGGAACTAAACCTAAATTAGTAATAACTGATTCACAAGCTTTTGAACAAGTGAGTGCTGACGTACCTTTAGATATTCCCTTAACTAGTTTTAGTATTCTATTTGCTAGAAATAAGGGAGACCTCAATGAATTAGTTAGAGGTGCTAAAGCGATTGAAAGTTTAAAGTCTGGAGATAAAATATTAGTATCAGAAGGTTGTACTCATCATCGCCAAAGCGATGATATAGGTACCGTTAAAATACCTAAATGGTTAAAACAATATACAGGTAAGGATTTTGAATATATCTATAGTAGTGGATATTCCTTCCCTAAAGAACTAGATGAAGTGAAATTAGTAATTCATTGTGGGGCTTGTATGCTTAATAAAACTGATATGCTATATCGTATCAAGCAAGTCACTGAAAAGAACATACCAATTGTAAATTACGGTGTATTAATCAGCTATGTTCATGGTATATTTGAAAGAGCACTTGATCCATTTCCTAAAGCTAAAAAGATATATAAATCATAA
- the hydG gene encoding [FeFe]-hydrogenase maturation protein HydG: MENKVIDTEYINKVLKSAEHPSMGEINRILHKAKHRKKLNHMEIAILLNAHDDKQLNEIYDIAGEIKEEIYGNRVVMFAPLYISNFCVNNCKYCGFRRDNKFNRKKLNQDQIKEQAINLEKLGHKRLALEVGEAPKETPIDYVIESIKTIYDNSSIRRINVNIAATSVEEYKKLHEVGIGTYILFQETYDTEAFADQHPKSLKGDYDYHLHAFDRAFEAGIDDVGAGVLFGLANWKFEVMSLIIHNEYLEEKFGVGFHTISVPRLKKAEGMSLEDYPHIIDDEQFKRLVTIMRLAVPYVGLILSTRETKEMREELIKHGVSQISAGSKTDVGGYHEEIEEHEPDQFELSDERSVMEVNKDLIAKGFIPSYCTACYRKGRTGDRFMSLAKAGTIGLICEPNALMTLTEYVMDYGDQDLIETGLKFIFDHAEKIKNQTVKEKLKTNIYKIIKGERDLFF, from the coding sequence ATGGAAAATAAGGTAATAGACACAGAGTATATTAATAAGGTATTGAAATCTGCCGAACATCCAAGTATGGGTGAAATAAATAGAATATTACACAAAGCAAAACACCGTAAGAAATTAAATCATATGGAAATTGCAATTCTATTAAATGCACATGACGATAAACAACTAAATGAGATATATGATATCGCTGGTGAAATAAAAGAAGAAATATATGGGAATAGAGTTGTAATGTTTGCCCCCCTATATATATCGAATTTTTGTGTAAACAATTGTAAATACTGTGGATTTAGAAGAGATAATAAGTTTAATCGTAAAAAACTTAACCAAGATCAAATCAAGGAACAAGCTATAAACTTAGAAAAATTAGGGCATAAGAGATTAGCTTTAGAAGTAGGAGAAGCTCCTAAGGAAACACCTATTGATTATGTTATTGAATCAATTAAGACAATTTACGATAATTCTTCAATTAGAAGAATTAATGTAAATATAGCTGCTACTTCAGTAGAGGAATATAAAAAGCTTCATGAAGTTGGAATTGGAACATATATCTTATTCCAAGAGACATATGATACTGAAGCATTTGCAGACCAACACCCGAAGAGTTTAAAAGGTGATTATGACTATCATTTACATGCTTTTGATAGAGCATTTGAAGCTGGTATTGATGATGTTGGTGCTGGTGTACTATTTGGTTTAGCTAACTGGAAATTTGAAGTTATGAGTTTAATTATTCATAATGAGTATTTAGAGGAAAAATTTGGAGTAGGGTTCCATACAATTAGTGTGCCGCGTCTTAAAAAAGCAGAAGGTATGAGTTTAGAAGACTATCCTCATATTATTGATGATGAGCAATTCAAACGTTTAGTAACAATTATGCGTTTGGCAGTTCCATATGTTGGGCTTATTCTTTCAACAAGAGAAACAAAAGAAATGCGTGAAGAATTAATTAAGCATGGTGTTTCACAAATCAGTGCTGGTAGTAAGACTGACGTTGGTGGATATCATGAAGAAATTGAAGAACACGAACCAGATCAGTTCGAACTTTCTGATGAACGAAGTGTTATGGAAGTTAATAAAGATTTAATTGCTAAAGGATTTATTCCTTCTTATTGTACAGCTTGTTACCGTAAAGGTAGAACTGGTGATCGTTTTATGAGTTTAGCAAAAGCAGGAACTATCGGTTTAATCTGTGAACCAAATGCTCTAATGACATTGACAGAGTATGTTATGGATTACGGTGATCAAGATTTAATTGAAACTGGGTTGAAATTTATTTTCGATCATGCTGAAAAAATCAAAAATCAAACTGTAAAAGAGAAATTGAAAACCAATATATATAAGATTATAAAAGGTGAGAGAGACTTGTTCTTCTAG